Proteins co-encoded in one Acanthopagrus latus isolate v.2019 chromosome 10, fAcaLat1.1, whole genome shotgun sequence genomic window:
- the LOC119027618 gene encoding PC-esterase domain-containing protein 1A-like, protein MTEVKLSPPYPPHQSCAAMGPYIKQSQAWQLLFNKFVLVLGDSVQRSIYKDLVLLLQRDQYLTLPQLKSKGEFSFECDTLVEGGRLGPMTNGTEYREVRQYRSDHHLLRFYFLTQIYSPYMESILEDLSQGLKPDFIIISSCAWDITRLLLDDPFPVDAGHVFWSGVISCSFSLYFRYGRGSLELYKQNLHKFFGQIKTIVCHDCLILWNLTMPLGKKIKGGFLVPEVSHLRPTLCYDIIEANFYSSRLAEAYGLDVLDLHFHFRLRLLHRMPDDVHWDALAHRRISTLLLQHAAAAWGVDLHVPLLPPGQDREVNIRPLLAPTQLANQPGRTAGHHYGGVDQPMRDPLQLPPFRQQSSAAGAVGPFYPQVPMQYYPRPPAGNWRFYRRYDNPFPPANPWLGPQVHHQVGGQSAAGGEFRFCPHFQAHECYMRRRRRRPNIRTHPYLPQPPQGAPRYPAYGWW, encoded by the exons CAG TGCAGCGCTCCATTTACAAAGACCTcgttctgctgcttcagaggGATCAGTACTTGACTCTGCCTCAGCTGAAGTCCAAA GGGGAGTTTTCCTTTGAGTGTGACACCCTGGTGGAAGGAGGTCGATTAGGTCCCATGACTAACGGCACAGAGTACAGAGAGGTCCGACAGTACCGCTCTGACCACCATCTGCTGCGTTTCTACTTCCTGACACAGATCTACTCTCCGTATATGGAGAGCATCCTGGAGGACTTAAGCCAAGGACTTAAACCTGATTTCATTATCATCAGTTCCTGTGCCTGGGACATCACCAG ACTCCTGTTGGATGACCCCTTCCCAGTGGATGCTGGCCATGTGTTTTGGTCTGGCGTGATCAGCTGTTCATTCAGTCTCTACTTCAG GTACGGCCGGGGGAGTCTTGAACTATACAAACAGAACCTCCACAAGTTCTTTGGCCAGATTAAAACCATTGTTTGCCATGACTGTCTTATCCTGTGGAATCTGACTATGCCACTTGGCAAGAAGATCAAGGGTGGATTCCTGGTGCCTGAA GTGAGCCACCTGCGCCCCACACTGTGTTATGACATCATAGAGGCCAACTTCTACAGCAGTCGGTTGGCGGAGGCCTATGGATTGGATGTCTTGGACCTGCACTTCCACTTCCGCCTCAGGCTGCTGCATCGTATGCCAGACGATGTCCACTGGGACGCATTGGCCCATCGGCGCATCAgcaccctgctgctgcagcatgccGCTGCTGCCTGGGGAGTAGACCTGCatgtccccctcctccctccaggaCAAG ACCGAGAAGTGAACATCAGACCCCTGCTGGCGCCAACACAGCTTGCCAATCAACCTGGGCGGACTGCTGGTCACCACTATGGAG GTGTAGATCAACCCATGCGTGACCCACTGCAGCTGCCCCCCTTTAGGCAGCAGAGTTCAGCTGCTGGTGCAGTCGGACCTTTTTACCCTCAGGTTCCTATGCAGTATtatcctcgtcctcctgctggAAACTGGAGATTCTACAGAAGGT ATGATAACCCTTTTCCCCCTGCAAACCCGTGGTTGGGGCCACAAGTTCATCATCAGGTTGGAGGTCAGAGTGCAGCAG GTGGAGAGTTCAGATTCTGTCCTCATTTCCAAGCACATGAATGCTatatgaggaggaggaggaggaggcctaACATCAGGACTCACCCATACCTCCCCCAACCTCCCCAGGGGGCACCCAGATACCCAGCGTATGGATGGTGGTGA